In one window of Paraburkholderia phymatum STM815 DNA:
- the hemC gene encoding hydroxymethylbilane synthase, with translation MNSETLAPTPPATLVIASRESRLAMWQAEHVRCALHKLYPSCDVKILGMTTRGDQILDRTLSKVGGKGLFVKELENALADGRADLAVHSLKDVPMELPEGFVLSTIMEREDPRDAFVSNQYDSLAALPAGSVVGTSSLRREAMLRARYPELVVKPLRGNLDTRLGKLDRGDYAAIILAAAGLKRLGLGERIRSLLDPADSLPAAGQGALGIEIRAGRDDLAAWLAPLHHEHTAAAVEAERMVSRTLGGSCEVPLAAYATWHDGALHLRGIVATPDGERVLSAQASAPAATTDAALELGREVASQLEAQGALDIVRALSTASGPAASA, from the coding sequence ATGAATTCCGAGACGCTTGCGCCCACGCCGCCCGCCACGCTTGTGATCGCGTCGCGTGAAAGCCGGCTTGCAATGTGGCAGGCCGAGCACGTGCGGTGTGCGCTGCACAAATTATATCCATCTTGTGACGTAAAAATCCTCGGAATGACGACTCGCGGCGATCAGATTCTCGATCGCACGCTGTCGAAGGTCGGCGGCAAAGGGTTGTTCGTGAAGGAACTGGAGAACGCGCTCGCCGACGGTCGCGCCGATCTCGCCGTTCATTCGCTCAAAGACGTGCCCATGGAACTGCCCGAGGGCTTCGTGCTGTCGACCATCATGGAGCGCGAAGATCCGCGCGACGCGTTTGTCTCGAACCAGTACGACTCGCTGGCTGCGCTGCCGGCCGGCAGCGTGGTCGGCACGTCGAGCCTGCGCCGCGAAGCGATGCTGCGCGCGCGTTATCCCGAGCTTGTCGTGAAGCCGCTGCGCGGCAATCTGGACACGCGGCTTGGCAAACTCGACCGCGGCGACTATGCGGCCATCATTCTCGCTGCTGCGGGCCTCAAGCGCCTCGGCCTCGGCGAGCGCATCCGTTCGCTGCTCGATCCCGCGGACAGCCTGCCCGCTGCGGGTCAAGGCGCGCTCGGCATCGAGATTCGCGCCGGCCGCGACGATCTTGCTGCATGGCTCGCGCCGCTGCATCACGAGCACACGGCGGCTGCCGTCGAAGCAGAGCGCATGGTGTCGCGCACGCTGGGCGGCAGTTGCGAAGTGCCCCTCGCCGCGTATGCGACATGGCACGACGGCGCGCTGCATTTGCGCGGCATCGTCGCCACGCCGGACGGCGAGCGGGTGCTGAGCGCGCAGGCGTCGGCGCCTGCAGCCACGACGGACGCCGCGCTCGAACTGGGTCGCGAGGTCGCCAGCCAGCTAGAGGCGCAAGGCGCGCTCGACATTGTGCGCGCGCTCTCCACCGCAAGCGGCCCGGCCGCTTCCGCGTGA